One Solanum pennellii chromosome 10, SPENNV200 genomic region harbors:
- the LOC107032250 gene encoding CASP-like protein 4B1 — MTDVNAHKVTDVLPEPTPPPAAGNGETQAPEISTGVSEIVRRWKREDLVKRGCLILHGLALVFSLIAFIVMASNTHGDWKDFDKYEEYRYVLAIAILSSLYTGFQVLRQIQELSTGKESFSRQKLALIGFVGDQVVAYFLLSAASSAVPLTNRMRENNDNIFTDSSVAAISMEFLAFFALAVSALISGHKLSNKSYI, encoded by the exons ATGACTGATGTAAATGCCCATAAGGTGACTGATGTTTTGCCTGAACCAACTCCACCTCCGGCAGCCGGAAATGGAGAGACACAGGCACCGGAAATCAGCACCGGTGTCTCTGAAATCGTGAGGAGATGGAAGAGAGAAGATTTGGTGAAAAGGGGTTGTTTAATTTTGCATGGACTTGCTTTGGTTTTCTCATTGATTGCTTTCATTGTTATGGCTAGTAATACTCATGGTGATTGGAAAGATTTTGATAAATATGAAGAATATAG GTATGTGTTGGCTATTGCAATTCTGTCTTCATTATATACAGGATTTCAAGTTCTGAGACAAATTCAAGAACTTTCAACTGGCAAGGAATCTTTTTCACGGCAAAAATTAGCTTTAATTGGCTTCGTAGGTGATCAG GTAGTAGCATACTTCTTATTATCAGCTGCATCATCTGCTGTGCCACTGACAAATAGGATGAGAGAAAACAATGACAACATATTCACAGATTCTTCAGTAGCAGCAATTAGCATGGAGTTCCTGGCATTCTTTGCTCTGGCA